Genomic DNA from candidate division WOR-3 bacterium:
ACACTCCATCTCTGGACGGTCTTACATCTACCCTTCAATTCTTTCGACCTTTTCGCAGGAGACCGCAGTGAAACAGATAATTTCACCGACTTCCAGCACGCCCCTTTCCTCTACTCAATGGCTGAGCTTTATGACTCGACATACATCTTCGGCAGGCTCGGACGGAATTACCGAAAACCATCGATATATGAAAGCTCTGCGCAACCCGCTCCGCCGTACTCTTCGATTAGAGGAGACCCATCTCTAAATCCTGAATACTGTTGGGTTCAGGAAGTCGGAATTCAGGGAAGACATTTTACAGTGGCCGTTTATAAATATCTTTTTGAAAATTTAATCATTCTCCAACCCGATGGAGACGATATCTATCAACCGACCGCACTTGAATCATGGCGTTCCCTGGGGATTGAAAACTATTTCGATTCAAAATTGAAGATTCGAAAGTGCCCCACCCGAAATTCAGAAACAGAGATCACCGTCGGATTCACGGGTAACCTCCTTATTGACGGAGATTCACTTCCTTTCATTCCAAAAGCCAACTCGAATCTGTTCGCATCCATCGTTATGAAAAGTGAAAAATTTTTATTCCGGGTCGACGCTGAAGGACAATTTTTCAGCAAAAGATTCGGGTACAACGGGGAAGAATTGGAACCGTTCCATACCCTTTCCATTACGGCAACCGCTCGATTCGTCACGCTCTCGTTTACTCTACGGACGGATAATATCCTGAATCAACAATATAATTTTGTTCCTAATTATACAATGCCGCAGAGAAACTTCAATTTCACGATAAAATGGGAATTCTGGAATTGATATGTTTATTCTGAGGGTTGATGACCGTTTAATCCACGGCCAGGTCGTCGCCGGCTGGGCACGGCCCCTGGGTATTCGAGTATTAATCCTTGTCTCCGACAGAGTCTGTAAGGATGAATGGACCTGCAACGCCTACAAACTTGCGATTCCCGAGGGCATAGACTTTTTCTGCGTGGGGATAAATAAAAGTATCGCGGTGATCAATAAACAGAATAACAAGAATATTATGGTCATCGTGGAATCAGTTCGTGAGGCGTACGATTTATTGAAGAAAGGTTTGAAGGTTAAAGAAGTCAATATCGGAGGCCTGGGGTATCGGGAAGGAACAAGGGAAATCGCTCCATACATCTATCTGTCGCCTGAAGATATCGACGCCGTGGTCGGCCTTTTTCAGATGGGTGTCAGGGTCATAGGAAAGCAGCTGCCGAACTCTTCCACCATCGACGTCGTAAAAACCCTGACAGGAGTGAAATGATAAGATTCGCATTCTATATACATAATCACCAGCCCACCGGCAATTTCGACGAAGTCTTCGAGAATGCCTATAAGTGGGCCTATCTGCCCCTGCTTAAATCATTATTGAAACACAAGAATATAAAATTCGGAATTCACAATTCGGGTATCCTCCTGGAATGGATTGAAAAGAAACACCCTGAATTCTTTGAAATGCTGAAAGAGAGTGTGAGAAACGGTCAATCAGAACTGCTTTCCTCTGCCTACGGTGAACCTGTTTTGAGTTTGATCCCCAGAAAAGATATCATCGAACAGATAAAGTACTTCAATGACTACCTCTATAAACACTTCAACTACCGGCCAAAAGGTCTCTGGTTGACTGAAAGGATATGGGAACCCGACCTGATTCATCCCCTTCTTGATGCAGGCATCGAATATATTCTGCTTGACGACACCCATTTCTTTTATGCCGGGTTGAAAGACGACGACCTCTATTCATATTACATAACTGAAGACGAAGGAAGAATCTTAAAAGTCTTTCCGATCTCGATGAAACTGCGTTATCTCATTCCATTCCATCCGATAACCGAAACAATCAAATTCCTCAAGGAAGAAGAAAAGAAGAAAAACAATTGCCTGCGGACCCTCGCCGATGACGGCGAAAAATTCGGGGTCTGGCCCGGAACCCATAATTGGGTTTATAAAAAGAAATGGCTCGATAACTTCCTGGATACGCTCGAAAAAGAGAGATGGATAAAACCCGTTCTTTTGAGCGAAATCGCCGAAGAACGACCTGCCGGCAGGGTCTATCTACCGACCTCTTCTTATGAAGAGATGGGAGAATGGGTTCTGCCGCCCGAATGCGGCAGAAACTATGAAACCCTGAAAAAGAGTGTCGGAAGAAAATATTATTATCTCATCCACGGCGGCTATTTCAAAAATTTCCTGCGGAAATATCCGGAAGCCAACATTATGCATAAAAGGATGCTCTTTGTTTCGAAAAACATCTCCCCGGATATCAAAGCGAAATTGTTTTTATGGAAGGGACAATGCTCCTGTGCATACTGGCACGGACTCTTCGGCGGTCTCTATCTCCCCCACCTGCGTGAAGCGATATACAAAAATCTTATTCAAGCCGAAGAGTATGACATTCCGCAGATCTTTCAGGAAGTGGATTTTGACGTCGACGGTGAAAAAGAAATCCTGGTGTCAAACAATCAATTCTTCATCGTTCTTAAACCATCAACAGCCAGTTTTATCGAACTCGACGACCGGAAGCGAAAGATGAATCTTCTGAATTATCTGAACCGTACAGAAGAAAAATATCACAAAAAACAGGGTACCGAGGATTTTATCTATGACAGATATCCAAGGAGTTTTGGGCTCGACCGCCTTTTGAAAGCCGTGCCCACCGCCGAAGACTTTCGATGCGGAAAGAATCTCGGTGAGATACTCAATTACAGAAAATACACCGTCCTGGATAAAAAGAAACCTGCAATCAATTTTTCAGGTGAGATCGAAAAAACGATCACCTTCAGCGGAGCCGAGCAGAGAACGATCGAAATAAAGTACAGCGGCGTCGTTGAAAAACTGGGAGTTGAATTCTCACTCGGTGTCTTCAGCACCAATCTTCGTCTCCAGAACAACCTCAGCTTGATGAAACCGCAGACATTGAATAAAATAAAGACATTCACGATTCTGGCTGACAATTTCCATCCGCTGAAATTCAAAACGACAAGACCCTGCACTCTTCTCAGTTATCCGATTGAAACGGTCTCCTCTTCTGAAAAGGGACTCGAAAAACTCTTTCAGGGTATCGGACTTCTTCTCATCTTCGACGATTTACCGACAATCCATATCACAATATGAGTGTAATTCTGGTAACCATCATCGGCTCGGCGATCATTCTGGACAAATACGCCTTCGGAGAATTCGGCGTCTCCCAACCGCTCATTTCAGGCACCATTATCGGTGCTCTATTCGGAGACATCCAGACCGGTATCTTCCTCGGTGCGGTCTTCCAGTTGATATTTCTCGGCGGTCTGCCTATCGGACGGGACATACCGCCGGACGGACAGGTTGCAGGTATCGTCGGAAGCGGTTCCTATTTTCTGCTGCAGGGATCAAACGGCGATGGCCACGCGCTGTTTGCAGCTGCGCTTTTCGCGCTTGTCGCCGCGGTGCTCGGCGGAGCCATGGAGATCATCACCCGTCGTTACAATGAAAGGTTGTATCATATATTTATGCACAAAGAAAACTGCCTCTATCTCTGCCATTTCCTGGGCATTGCAACGGCGTTCCTCAGGGGACTTTGTCTGTTTCTGCCGATCTTTTTGATCTCACGACTGATTACGATACCCTCGGGGTTCCCGCAGTTACAGCGTGAACTGCTGATCATCCTCGGTGTCAGCGTCGGCATTGCAAATGCGCTCTATCTCTTCTTCAAGAAATCAACGATCGTTTATGTAATACTGGGAGGCTTATGCGGATTGGCTTTGCTCGTCTTTTAAAAATCATATTATCAAGCTTTTTCATCCAGACATCATGGTCGTTCTTTTCAATGCAGGGGCTGGGATTCCTCTTCAATCTCATAAGCGGCGCGAAGAAGGACCAGCGTAATCAAATTATGAAGACACATAAAGAATTTTTCAATACCCATCCGTATATGGCTTCCTATATCATCGGAGCGACCTTACGGGCGTATGACGAAGAAAAAAAGAGCCTCGATGAGATAAAGAAATTCATCACGATCGCACAAACAAGTTTCGCTTCAGCCGGCGACCTTCTGTTCTGGCGTACAATAAGACCGGCGCTCCTCCTCTTCAGTGTAATATTAGCCCTTAAAACGGGCGTCACCGGCCCCCTGACCTTTCTGATTGTCTACAATATCTTTCATCTCTATCATCGGATACAGGGGATCAGAGACGGCTACCAACTCGGAGCCGATGTAATTTTTATATTAAGATCAAAACGCTTCACGATGACCCAGAAAATATTCGAGGTCTGCGGTGCCGCCTTCTGCGGCGCTTTGATATCACTCATCTCTCTTCAGGTCAACTATCTGGCGGTCATTCCCCTCACCCTGCTTTTTATTCTGCTTCTTATGAAAAGGGTATCGAGTGTCTTCATAATTCTTGCAGTTTTGCTATTATTGATTATAATAGTAATGGTATGATTAAAGAGAAGATAACGATATTGGACGAAAACGGCTTGCATGCCCTGCCCGCTTCAAGATTTGTAAAGCTGGCGGAAAAGTTTGAGAGCAACGTGACACTCAAGAAAGGTGATATTGAAGTAAGCGGGAAAAGCATTATGGGCATTCTTACACTCGCCTGTGAAAAAGGAAGCACCGTCATCCTCTCCTGTGACGGAAAGGATGAAAAAGAGGCCTTAAAGGCTTTAAGAAAGATATTGGAAGGACAGGATTAATGGCACGGGAAAGAATTTTAAAAGGCATTGCGGTCTCCAATGGTATCGCCCAGGGAACCGTGTTTATATATGAAACAAAAAAGGTCGAAGTTTTTCAAACGCCTATTCTTACCGTATATTTGAAAGATGAAACCGAACGGTTTGAAAAAGCCGTGGAAAAAACAAAACAGGATCTTTTAAATATCCAAAAACGTATAAATCAAGAAATAGGAGGGAATTTCGCCCAGTTCCTCGATGCACAGATTATGATGTTGAATGACAAAGAAATTATAGACGCGGTAAAACGTCGCATAATCGAAGAGAAGAAAAATGCGGAATATGTCTATCATAAAGTAATTAATGAATATGCAACACGACTGGGCGAGAGCAAAGACCAATATTTCAAAGAGAGGGTCGCCGACATCTGGGATGTAGGTTCCAGGGTATTGAGAAATCTCCTCGGATTAACACACAGTTCGATCGTTGATATACCGAAAAATTCAATCGTCGTCGCCCATGACATCTCTCCCTCAGATGCGGCTCTGCTGAATCCGACGAACGTTCTGGGAATCGCCACTGAAGCCGGCGGCCGAACATCACACACCGCGATTACGGCCCGTGCCTTGGAAATCCCCGCGGTTCTTGGAATCAAAGGATTGATGGGAAAAATCGCGAACGGAGAAAATGTGATAATCGACGGAGACCGCGGTATCCTGATAAAAAATCCGAGTGCCGGCAGACTCCATTCTTATAGGCTCGCGAAGAAGAAAGATCAGGAACTTGAAAAGGTATTGTCCCCTTATTGTGAACTTCCCGCCAAGACCCGTGACGGCCGTCATATAGATGTCTCAGCGAACATCGAATTCTTCTCGGAATACACGCATGCACGAAGATACGGCGCTGAGGGAATCGGGCTATTCCGTACTGAATTTCTCTATCTGACAAGACGCGGCAGCCCTTCTGAAGAAGAACAGTTCAGGGTCTACAATGCACTGGCGCAGAAGATGAAACCTCATCCCGTAATAATCAGGACATATGACCTCGGCGGAGACAAGGTCTTTCCAGATTATCATGAACCGAATCCCTTTCTCGGCTGGCGTGCGATAAGGGTCAGTCTTGATGAAATCGACTTCTTCAAAATGCAGCTGCGCGCCATCCTCCGCGCCTCAGTGAACAGAAACGTCAAAATTATGTTTCCGATGATTTCAACATATGAAGAGATAAAACGGATTAATTTGATTTTCAACGAGGTGAAGAATGAGTTGCGGGCGGAAAAGATCGACTTTGATGAAGAGATCCAGTTCGGGATTATGATGGAAACTCCGTCCGCCGCCATTATGAGTCCGCATCTTGCCCAGCAGGTCGATTTCTTCAGTATCGGCTCAAATGATTTAACCCAGTATACCCTTGGTGTGGACCGTGGTAATGAAAAGATAAGTCAGTTGTTCGATCACTTCCACCCCGCAGTACTCCATTTGATAAAGACAATCGTCGATTCAGGACACCAGTCACACATCTGGGTGGGGCTGTGTGGTGAACTCGCCGCCGACCCTCTGGCAATACCTCTGCTTATCGGATTCGGCATTGATGAATTGTCGATGAACCCCGCTTCGATTCCCCGTGCAAAGATGGTCATCAGGTCGATAACCATTCCGGCGTGTGAGGAGATCGCCCAGGGAGCGCTGGGATTCAGAACCGCACTCGAAGTGAAAAGATATTTAAGACGCACCATTCATAAAAAATTTCCCGGTATTGAAAAGGTCATAAAATGAAGAAGATCATCTCTTCTCTGCCTGTACAGATCCGTGCCGCTGTTGAATTGCTCCCTGAAGGTCGAATGAAAAAGAAAAATCTTAAAAGAATCATCATCTGTGGCATGGGCGGCTCAGGAATAAGCGGTGAGCTCCTTCAAGGACTTTACCCGCATCTGCAGATCATCTCAAACAAGGATTACTCCATACCCGGGTTCATTGATAAAAATACCCTCTCCATCATTATCAGCTACTCCGGCAACACCGAAGAGACCGTAAGCAACTATAAAATTTTACTCAGACGCGGGACAACGACAGCCGTCATTTCGTCCGACGGCTGGTTGTTGAAGCGGAAAAGTAATTTGAAAATAGAAATACCGAAAGGGCTGCCGCCGCGGGGTGCAATCGGTTATCTCTTTACACCCCTTCCTTTTATTCTTTATAAATTCCATTTAATCGAAAGAAATCCGCAACCGCAGCTTCTCAAGCTCGCCCGTTTTCTCGAAAAAAAGAAGGCGGCGATCGAAAAAAAAGCAAAAGGTCTGGCGGCACAATCCTGGGACAAATTTTTGATCATCTACGCCGATTCAAAGCTCTTCTTTCCGGTTGCCCGACGGTGGCAGTGTCAATTAAATGAAAACTCAAAACTTCTCGCCCATATCAATCTTATTCCGGAAATGTGCCATAATGAGATCGTCGGATTGGGCAGACCCGCTGCTTTAAACAGGAAAACAGACATCATCTTCTTGAATGACCCCGCAGCGCATCCCAGGAACCGACTGCGGGTGAAGATTCTCAAAAAGATAATGAAGAAAAAGTTCAGCAGGATAACAGAAATCACCCCGCAGGGGCAGAACGGTCTGCAGCGTTTGTTCTGGACAATTATGCTGGGTGATTTTTTCAGTTATTATTGTGCCGCAGCCGCGGGTATCGACCCGATGCCGGTAAAAAGAATCGATTATCTCAAAAAAGAACTTTCAGAAATCCGATGAAACATTCCCCTCTCAATCACCCCTGTGACAGAGTGGGATAGATAATACCGAAACGTTTTTTGTAATATAACCTCATACCGACAAGAATAATCAAAAGCAGCAGGATATACGGCGGATAAAGAAATGCCGTAATCAGCGTAAAGAGCAATCCCGGTAAACGAAAACTTGCTATCGTGAGCCGCCTCTTTATCTCCTTTCTGAAAAAGGAATGGACCATCAAGTAGATAAACAGAGGAAGAGATGAAGCCGCGGGAATCAAACATATCGGATCCTTTAATTTCACTGCGGCGATGACCGCACAACACAACAATATCGTCGAAAGGATATAGGCGGCTCTCGGTCCGAGAAAGACCGCGGTCGTCGATTCACCGGCTTCCTGGTCGC
This window encodes:
- a CDS encoding PTS mannose/fructose/sorbose transporter subunit IIB codes for the protein MFILRVDDRLIHGQVVAGWARPLGIRVLILVSDRVCKDEWTCNAYKLAIPEGIDFFCVGINKSIAVINKQNNKNIMVIVESVREAYDLLKKGLKVKEVNIGGLGYREGTREIAPYIYLSPEDIDAVVGLFQMGVRVIGKQLPNSSTIDVVKTLTGVK
- a CDS encoding DUF1926 domain-containing protein, which gives rise to MIRFAFYIHNHQPTGNFDEVFENAYKWAYLPLLKSLLKHKNIKFGIHNSGILLEWIEKKHPEFFEMLKESVRNGQSELLSSAYGEPVLSLIPRKDIIEQIKYFNDYLYKHFNYRPKGLWLTERIWEPDLIHPLLDAGIEYILLDDTHFFYAGLKDDDLYSYYITEDEGRILKVFPISMKLRYLIPFHPITETIKFLKEEEKKKNNCLRTLADDGEKFGVWPGTHNWVYKKKWLDNFLDTLEKERWIKPVLLSEIAEERPAGRVYLPTSSYEEMGEWVLPPECGRNYETLKKSVGRKYYYLIHGGYFKNFLRKYPEANIMHKRMLFVSKNISPDIKAKLFLWKGQCSCAYWHGLFGGLYLPHLREAIYKNLIQAEEYDIPQIFQEVDFDVDGEKEILVSNNQFFIVLKPSTASFIELDDRKRKMNLLNYLNRTEEKYHKKQGTEDFIYDRYPRSFGLDRLLKAVPTAEDFRCGKNLGEILNYRKYTVLDKKKPAINFSGEIEKTITFSGAEQRTIEIKYSGVVEKLGVEFSLGVFSTNLRLQNNLSLMKPQTLNKIKTFTILADNFHPLKFKTTRPCTLLSYPIETVSSSEKGLEKLFQGIGLLLIFDDLPTIHITI
- a CDS encoding HPr family phosphocarrier protein, whose protein sequence is MIKEKITILDENGLHALPASRFVKLAEKFESNVTLKKGDIEVSGKSIMGILTLACEKGSTVILSCDGKDEKEALKALRKILEGQD
- the ptsP gene encoding phosphoenolpyruvate--protein phosphotransferase, with the protein product MARERILKGIAVSNGIAQGTVFIYETKKVEVFQTPILTVYLKDETERFEKAVEKTKQDLLNIQKRINQEIGGNFAQFLDAQIMMLNDKEIIDAVKRRIIEEKKNAEYVYHKVINEYATRLGESKDQYFKERVADIWDVGSRVLRNLLGLTHSSIVDIPKNSIVVAHDISPSDAALLNPTNVLGIATEAGGRTSHTAITARALEIPAVLGIKGLMGKIANGENVIIDGDRGILIKNPSAGRLHSYRLAKKKDQELEKVLSPYCELPAKTRDGRHIDVSANIEFFSEYTHARRYGAEGIGLFRTEFLYLTRRGSPSEEEQFRVYNALAQKMKPHPVIIRTYDLGGDKVFPDYHEPNPFLGWRAIRVSLDEIDFFKMQLRAILRASVNRNVKIMFPMISTYEEIKRINLIFNEVKNELRAEKIDFDEEIQFGIMMETPSAAIMSPHLAQQVDFFSIGSNDLTQYTLGVDRGNEKISQLFDHFHPAVLHLIKTIVDSGHQSHIWVGLCGELAADPLAIPLLIGFGIDELSMNPASIPRAKMVIRSITIPACEEIAQGALGFRTALEVKRYLRRTIHKKFPGIEKVIK
- a CDS encoding bifunctional phosphoglucose/phosphomannose isomerase, encoding MKKIISSLPVQIRAAVELLPEGRMKKKNLKRIIICGMGGSGISGELLQGLYPHLQIISNKDYSIPGFIDKNTLSIIISYSGNTEETVSNYKILLRRGTTTAVISSDGWLLKRKSNLKIEIPKGLPPRGAIGYLFTPLPFILYKFHLIERNPQPQLLKLARFLEKKKAAIEKKAKGLAAQSWDKFLIIYADSKLFFPVARRWQCQLNENSKLLAHINLIPEMCHNEIVGLGRPAALNRKTDIIFLNDPAAHPRNRLRVKILKKIMKKKFSRITEITPQGQNGLQRLFWTIMLGDFFSYYCAAAAGIDPMPVKRIDYLKKELSEIR